DNA from Tachysurus fulvidraco isolate hzauxx_2018 chromosome 16, HZAU_PFXX_2.0, whole genome shotgun sequence:
aaaaaagtgggttGCTCTGGTTAAGTGTGTTGGCTAAATGCCATAACTGTAGCTCTAACTAGTTTTGTTTAAcagtgtccattgttaaagcactatacaaataaaattatattgaaATGGAATAAATATGGAACaagacacattacacacacttttacttaaAACAGTTTCTCTATACTTTTTGCACCTGTGCATGCTAAGTTCATAAAATGTGCTTAGATCTTACGCCTGTATACGGGGGGAAACGTTCCGGTGGTCGGTCTGGTGGACATTCTGtgaaggaaagacagaaaatacaaacgtttaatataaatgtatgtttttattattaatgatagtATTCAGTAATGTAAagtatcattttttttacagaaataaatgtatgtagGATGGATCTTACAGTTATGTCATCAATGTAGTAGCTGTGGCGGAGGTCGAGATGACCGATGAAATCCCTGCTGCAGTAAGTTGGGTTGCCATGAGGCAGTGGCACACACACGGGGCAAACCTAGGGGCCGTaagagaagacacacacacagaggtgcataTCAGTCACTGGTTGAGATCTTCACAACACTACTGCTCAAGtctggtgtaattttagagcaCTTTGTATTGCAATGAGCTTGTATTACATTAagaggttattttatttttaagcctaCTGACAATTTGTCTCCTGTCGCTGAGATGGTAGATGTTGCAGTGATCACGCAGCTCCAGGTCATCCAGGTTGCCTAACTGACAGTACGGACAATTATATGTTCTCAAGTTGTATCTAGGAGAAAGTGAATGTGAAAGAGGAATTCATTCACAGtattgtgggggaaaaaaaaacaacatttcatGCCAAAAATTGAAACAGTGAAAAAACAGGGATGCTGTTCTGCTGGAATTTGTGATGCAATCGTGTTTGaatttacatgtttttaatttaaGTCGCTTCATCAGTTCACTTACAAAGTCTTTCTGGCTGATTGTTTATcctataataaacattattatttcagAAGGAGTGGTATCTTTCTGCAAGACTCCACCCCATGCACAAGAAGGGCAACAAATCAGTCCctccaggagtgtgtgtgtgtgtgtgtgtgtgtgtgtgtgtgtgtgtgtgtgtgtgtgtgtgtgtgtgtgtgtgtgtgtgtgtgtggttgttgtggGCGACAATTCTTGCACcaaaatctgagctgcttttcaAAAATCTATGCAACgtttttgtgctttttggaGACAATTACTTGAATTGTTCGAAATGCACAGGattctaatttttaatttttaattttaatttcctaCCAGTAAAGACacagatgttatttatttctatgaGCGCTGTAGGCTTTGGCTAAATGCGTGTTGTGATGTCACGACGTTGTTCAAGTAATACAGAATCTACAGTTTCATTGACTTTGCATTAATTTTGCAAAAACATGCAGGGCCtgataaaataaagcatttactTTTACTCCTATTACTATATTAAATACAGTATTatttgttatacacacacaaaaaaaagatttacctGTCTTCTCTATGAGGCGATTTATTGttattggttgttttttttttgtttgtttgttttttcataaaCAATACTGGCtgcaacaagaacaaaaataacaaaattcaaaGCCCTGACTTCCCAGTTTTTAACTTTTCAACTAATCAgccaataaaaatgtttcacaaCCCTTTTATAGTCTACATATCATATGATATATCTGCTTTTTATCTATTCTCCTTTTACGTGGGATTATATCTGTTTAGAACGACTATGTCCTTATTCTCACATCTAATTTGTTCCTTGTTTAGTAACTTCTCTATTTTTTTAACCGGTAGATTTCTGATAGTCATCATTCATGTTATCTGTGTTTTGAGACGTGTTTTAGATGGAAACTGATGTGATATGTGTCTGCTGTGAATGCAGACACAGTAGGACATTTTTTAGTAATTGATTCTACAGTCAACGAAGTGTATTGGAACCCACTGGGCTTGAGATTGACATCTGTACCTTAGAGGAACCTTAATACAAATAGATACAAAGATATTCTGACTatgataaaatatttgtttcctGACTAGAGGTTTACTAGCTAAGTAAATCATATGCTATGACCTTCAATCTATGGAAGATTAGACAGCACTCTTAGCAAAAATATGAGTGAAGGAATATCTTTTGGAAGAACATTGTGTCATCTCTCCAGGTGAGCTCCTGAGATATTTTACTCTAATGCAAATCACTGTGTGGCATCTGGTGAGTtagaatttgtttaaagttttatatatgaatatacagACTCCATGTCcacatgtgtgggtgtgtgtgtccgtgtcacTGACGCTATTTACCCTGAAAGAGATCCAGTTGCCATAACAGCATCCTGAACATCCTGCCAGTTCCTGTTAGAAAATCACCTGTTAGTGCAGCACAAAAAGCTCATACACATAAATTCTTAGCTCGAAGCTGAATTGTTCTCACATGGCATCAAGATCATCTGACTGAGGACTGGTGTTTGCTGGGATGCTGACTGCATTTAGAAGCCTTGGGCCTTGGAGCCTTGGTCTGGGAACCGGCCGACGTCTGATAGGTTGTACGGCAGTGTTCAAGGTAAGCGGATCGGGCAGGCTGACATTTGGAGTGCTGGTTATCTGTGAAGTCTGTGCACTTTCAGCTCTAAGACGATCAAGGACACTGTAGTTGGACccaaaaatagataaaattagAATCAAGATATTGTGACAGGTTATATGTTAGAATTTAATATCTTTAAGTCTAAAATAGACTTTTTGTTGCATATAGATTTATTATCTAGTTCATTCTTAAcagtgatgtgacgtgacatacggctaagtatggtgacccaaaatcagaattcgttctctgcatttaacccatccaaagtgcacacacacacagcagtgaacacacacacacagcagtgaacacacacacagcagtttatgcaatttatgctgcggcacccggggagcagttgggggttcggggccttgctcaaaggcacctcagtcgtagcattgccggcccgagactcgaacccacaaccttagggttaggagtcaaactctctaaccattaggctacgacTTCCCCCCAAATTCATATTGTAACCAAATTGTGATTTAATTGTGTGTGCTTTGttatttcacttattttggAAGATTCAGGTTTAATTTGTGCTTACGTTTTATTGGAattacattaaatgtttattaggtTTATTAGGTTTTCACAACATACTTTTGattcctttctttttcattttcactttgaaagtacaaaaacaaaacaaaacgaaacaaaaGCCCATCATATCTTCGATGTCCCTCTCTTCTGTTGGATCTTTCAACAATTGTTACAGAATAATGTCTTCTCAGCTTCCCAGAAAACAAAATCCCAGCCTTTAACAAGTCACACTTACATCTAggatgtagtagcctagtgtttaagatgttggactaccaCTTGGgaagttgtgagtttgaatcccaggtccaccaagctgccaacactgggcccttgagcaaggcccttaaccctcaactgctcaggagaataaaatgagataaatagcCATAGCTCTAACTAGTTTTGTTTAAcagtgtccattgttaaagcactatacaaataaaattaaattgaaatggAATAAATATGGAACaagacacattacacacacttttacttaaAACAGTTTCTTTATACTTTTTGCACCTGTGCATGCTAAGTTCATAAAACGTGCTTAGATCTTACGCCTGTATACGGGGGGAAACGTTTCCTGCGGTCTGAAGCAAGTCACCGCGACCTTGCAGTCCGAAGAGGGGTATGGCAGACTGAGGGAAACAGCATAGGATTGTTAAATACACAAGCAGCAGAAACAGCGATGTTGTAGTTTAGTTTATGTGACAAAAgaccagaaaacaaaaatagatctatatcatttattatatgtttGGCAAACATCACAAATCTGGTTTTTACCCCTAATGCAAGAGTAGCAGCGTCATTTATGGGACTCCTGCAGCACGGACAACAGGGTCTTGTTAAAATCGCTTGTCTTAGACATGACTTACAAAACctgtaaaaaagagagagagagagagagagagagagagagagagagagagagagagagagagagagatgggacaGAAGTAATAAGATATGTCAAGCTGGTTAATTCTATagcagcataataataataatagtaataataatagtaataataataataattattattattattataattatgtttatCTGTCATGTGGTGGAATTTCCCCTCAGAAAGATTCTTTCACTTTGCAGCTGCCAGGAATTGACACATGCATTTACATGAAGTTATACTTCACCTTTTCAGTCAAGTTAAATCATCTAAAATGTCGGCTGAATAATGATTTATGCTGTACTCATGCAGACAGTCATCGAAATCAGGCAAAACAAGCAATACTGAATATTGTTTACatcagttttacatttacatttgtaggGTTATGTATGcaataatgcacacacacacacacacacacgcatacacacacacgcatacacacacataaggaAGTATGCAGAATCTCTATGGTCAAGGACTGAAGGACTGGTTCATTAAAAGTGTGTTGCTTTGAGCTTTAATATAGCTGCGTaataatgcgtgtgtgtgtgtgtgtgtgagagagagagagagagagagagagagagagagagagagagagagagagagagagagagaaattgtgaCAGTTTAGGAAGcggtgagaacacacacacacacacacacacacacacacacacacacacactgaacatacacCATACAGAACACATCCAGGCACTGATCTGTAAGTTTTGTTAACATGTTATGTCTTTTTACTTGATATATTTTTCCCCCGTTTGTTTTGCTCTCTTCTCccttgttgttgtcgttgttgttgtcgttgttgttgttgttgttgttgttcactGAGGTTGTAATGATTGCTTATACACATACAGCATGTATATTgctcataaaacatttaattggcAACACTgtgattttacatttttcatgtcAATAAAGCACTACTGAACTGAatctgatagagagagagagagagagagagagagagagagagagagagagagagagagagagagagagagagagagagagagagagagagagagagagagatgttgtgCTAACACAGTAACCTACcccaggaaaaaagaaaaaaacagacacacagacagttctCAGACACATCCATTTTTTGGCTACATATTATATGTACTTATTCATTACATTACTTATTCAGCCTTTTATTCTCAGCTATCCCCATACTGAAGAAAAGCCCATAGCTCTCTATACTCTCCATACAGGATACAGtatattcaaatattataaCCTTTTTACTTACACTTTTCTACAGCATTGAACCGGCTGTGAAGGATTCTCTAAAGGGCCCTTACACACAGGACAGTCGTCATCCATGCTGCTGTTGATCGTCTTTAATGCCTAACTGAAAGCAAAATTAAACTTTTTATAACAGGGTGGATCTATCTATATCAGGGCGGATTTATGTCATGACATCAATTTCTGCAACAGCAACTTCCTTATACAGTTATCAGCTGTGCCTGGGCTTTTGGTAAACACCTAATCCTGGCATACTTACAtaccatagatagatagatagatagatagatagatagatagatagatagatagatagatagatagatagatagatagatagatagatagatagatagatggatggatggatggatggatggatggatggatggatggatggatggatggatagatagatagatagatagatagatagatagatagatagatagatagatagatagatagatagatagatagatagatagatagttgtAATAGTCTCTCGATAACTGTGCCAGAATTTATTATATAAGAAGGAAAACCATTTCCTTTAGCTTAGTACTTCTTGACATTGCTATGCTATTTCTGATCACTAAAAGCTTTCAGTTTCAAAAGTAAAACCTTACAGGTATCAGATCTTAACAGACGacaaatataaatttgttaTCAAATACGACAGTGGGAACTCCCAACTTTCTTTCTTGGCAAGACCCCAGAGCTGACTCTAAGGTTTTGTTCTTGCCAGGAAACAGGGCTGACCGAATACGTGGGCACCACTAAATGGTAGCAGGCTGGAAaccacctaacacacacacacacacacacacacacacacacacacacacacacacacacacacacacacacacacacacgcatacacacatgcatacacacacataaggaAGTATGCAGACTCTCTATGGTCAAGGACTGAAACATGATTgtcattattaatgttgttattattgctctcatttttcccccttttttctgTGGTTGCCATATACACTCTAGGGCCAAAGGTtttctgaccatcacacccatatgtgtttGGTGAACATCCCATTTCAGCATTAATCCGTCTTTgcttctgtctatctctcactaaacaacctccaagatcccgaCCATTCTgactttaaagcagctcattccacagagacagcccttttggatgtctctgagaaactacatgttgctagatcagccaaactgtcatccgtccttatcctccttgacctttcagcagcgtttgatacggtcaaccacaagactctcttatccaccctcaggagtcttgggatttgcggatcagcttgggaatggtttgcttcctacctggaaggacgctcatatcaggtaacatggaggggagtgacatctgctccacgcagactcttcacttgtgtcccacagggctctgtacttggtcctcttcttttctccctgtatactcactctcttgttgaagttatttcctcacatgggttcccTTActactgctatgctgatgatacacaacatatcttctctttcccaccatcagataccacagcttctgatcggatctcagcatgtcagGCAAAAATTTctaaatttcatcatggatgactgctcatcagttaaagctcaatcctagcaaaactgacctgctgttcatcccaggtgattcatccccaggtcatgatcttgctatatccttgcacaatgatctgatctcccttcagccacagctcgcaaccttggggtaaccatggacaatcaactgtccttttcctctcatgttgctaatgtgactcgctcatgtcggtttcttctctacaacattagaaggattcggccatttttgtccacacaggctgctcaggtacttgttcagtctcttgtcatttctagactggattactgcaacgcactgctggcaggtctacctatgaatgcaatccgtcctctgcaaatgatccaaaatgcagctgcctggcttgttttcaatcttccaaagttctcgcataccaccccgctgctgcgatccctccactggctacCGGttgctgcacgcatcagattcaaaacactgatgctggcctacaaagccaaaaatggactcttacctcaaagctctcatcactcctcgcactgcaccccgcactctcagatctaccagcactgctcgactggttccaccatctctcagggtaagaggcaagtatactacaagactcttctctgttctggcaccaaggtggtgagtcactggctattttcaagtggtggttgaagacctaggaaacacttcaactagcacttatttccttatcatttgcattaaaaaaaaaaaaaactttgacactttcattgtaactttgaacaaatgttttaaactcatggtatcttaagtatgtaacctagtgaaccagcattaatatattcaatgttagagatttaagcacttatgtacgtcgctctggataagggcgtctgccaaatgctgtaaatgtaaatgtatatgtaaataataaccTGCACTAGTTGGGAAAggcttttcactagattttTGTGAAGAGTCTGTGTTCAGGTTCAATCCAAAGATGTTCAGTGAGGTTTAATTTTTGTACAACAcacttggcaaaccatgtcttcatggagctagCTTTGTGCATTTGAGTATTGTCATGCTTGAACTGTTTTGAGTTTCCTAGTTCCAAAgcaaaatttcattttacagcataAAAAGAGGCTCCATAAACCTTTGTGTTTCCAACCCTGGGGCAACGGTTTAGGGAAAAGCCACATACGCATGTGATCGTTAGGCAtccacacactgtacaatgtTGTATGGTAACCTTGTGTTTAAATTCCtatatttgtctgtctgcatggcttaaactatatttaattttttttatattttatatatgttttttttaattttttttatattttatatatgttttatatattaaactatATGTTATTTATCAATATCAATATTCTCCACATTCAGTTACACTGACAGACTATCAAGTGCTACTTACaagctattttatttataatattataaataaaatagcttGTAAGTAGCACTTGatgttatgttatatattttactcGGTTCCAAGCTGAAATCTGAAACATGTTAAAAATCATGCTTACATTttacctttaatattttaactcAGTAATACTTTTATTATGAAGAAAAGTAACACTTCGAGTTGCGTCCCAAACGGTTGTCTACTAACTACATACACGCACTACTTAGGGTACTTAGTAACCCTTTCTACGCTCTATGTGCAACTCTGTGTATTTAACGGTAATGTATTTGGGACGTGGCCCATCCTCTGCCGTCGCCTGACAGCCGCGGTGCACGATGGGAGTTACATTGATTAGGAGGCGACTGACTGTTAGGATACAACATGGCTGCCGAGGTGGGATGTCAGTAGGGGAGTTGTTTTTAAACTCTAAAGCAGTTGCTTTATTTCGGTTTAAGGCAGAGGACGCACTCCACGCTCGGGTCCCACCATGGCTCGGTGTGCTCAGTCGGTGCAGGAGTTCATTCAGGACTCGTTCGTGCCCATGGTGGCCGTGTTGTGCAGCGACGACGCCGAGACAGTGACACGCAAAAACAATCTGAGTTTCCCGGAGCTGCTGCGGCCTTTCTGTCGGCTGACGTCCGAAGGTACAAGCTAACATCATGCCCTTGTTCTATAAAAATCGCATGCAGGATCATCTGGTTGTTTTTAACGCGAAAACTGGCCGCGTAAACACACTTGTTTAGCGTTAGCATGATGCTACGTCGTTAGCACTGTGCTAACTAGGGGCAGGTGACAGGAACCGGAGAGCTGTGTCCGTAACCGCATACGGATACACTAACTAGTGTGTCACAATATAAGAGTAAACCGTCTGACAAGCGCACTAAGTAGTAAGccagtgtggtgtgtagtactcggtttgggacacagccaagCCCAGAGCGGCCCTCTTTTTTGTTGCTATGTGACACCTGATCGGGTCGCCGGTTACTCGGGCAGTTCAGCAGTATCAGATAGCCTTTAATAACTTCTTTATTAACAGCCACatcttgtttacatttttttacccCAAATGTTAGCTTGTTATCGTACACTTAAGTACGGCTAAGCTATCGGATGGCTAACACCCTCTTTAgctaataaacagattaatgaAGTGACCGTGTATCTGTCTGCTTTAGTGCTCCAtcaagtgggcgtggcttaaaTCGGAaggtgttttgttcatttgtttacatATATTTTGAATTAAATATCAACCGTAGCACTTAACATAAATACTGTTAATATCTGGTGGAAATGATAACACTATCAgaatgctgtgtgtgagagaacatTTCCTCAGCCACATCACTACTaactttacaaaataataatcaacatTCAGCATGTATGCAGCTCCTTTTGTTTAGCTGGAGAAAGACtttgttataaataaactgCTATGAAGGGATGTTAATAGATATGAAGAGCAAAGGCAACACTAAGACTTTATTATAAGACGTTCAGAAGCACAGCAAGATCTGTACACAATGTAAACAATGCTAACTGAGACAGGAGATGGACACAGTTTCGAATATGCCATAGCCCTGAGCTCAATAACACATAGGAACCTGTAGTACTGTGTCTACTGGAAAACTGTTTGTAATGCAGAGGAAGAAATGTCAGAGTGAACGCTGCTTCGGCATCAGACACTTCACTCGAGTTCAGAAGTTATAAGAATATATACAAGAAAGCCCTTAAATTGACATGTGGTTCTAgggtcagtgtcagtgttttacTTCATTTTTCCTGAAAAAGTTACTTGAtgggcatgtttgtttgtttgtttgtttgttttttcacaaGCTTTAGAGAGATTGTCTTATGATTTAGTCCCATCCGGATACATGcaagtgttgttttttgtttgttttttttattgtaaatgtgtttttttaattgaatgttGAATGGTCTCATTATAGCGTTGCAAGAAAATGGACTTGGTGGGATTCGGGATTGCGTCTGATCCGTGTCTCGCAATCATTTAGGAGTAAACTGCAAAACAGAAAGCTTGTGACATTGAATTCACACATTTCACAACACGTCTGAGTTGTGGAAGTTACGCTTTGTGTAATCTCCAGCTTGAATGGACTCTGATTCAGGGGTGATggaatatataatgtatatataatggtATGTACCAGAGTATAATAATGTTTGTTCTGGTGTGAATGTTGTAACTGTAAGACGGGTCTACGCAATATGGCAATATTATTAATGCTGTGATAAATTATGTCAAAACTCttatgattgattgattttatttttaaaggtcCAGTTTCAGATTTTGCTAGCAGTCAAATTTCTGTGATATATAATTTTatgtacattaatatttttaatttttcacttttatatatAGCACTGTTTTGTTGGCAGTTCTCCAATCTCACAGTCCACTGTgaggggcaagtcatggcctaatggttagagagtttgactcgtaatcctaaggttgtggggttcgagtcccaggccggcaataccacgactgatcaaatgcagagaacgaattctgagtatggttcaccatacttagccgcatgtcactctttcactttcacttttcactgCAAAAGTACTGGGAAGGCAAGGtcaattcttttatttttgacatACAGAGAGCAAAAGATGAATATTTACATCTATATGCGATAACCACCAGTGAATATCTCTGAATAACTGCTCTTGAATTAAGCCCTGGGTTTGACCTATGaagactgcatttgttgttGAAAGGATAAACCAACATAAACAACAGAGAGCTATAGGAAAAGAGCAAGTCATGGAACAGCCATGGAAAGAAAGGATATTTTCCCCAGGCCAATTCAATACCAGCCTTTAACCCAAGTGAGCaacatttcacctcctgaagaaTAGATCAAATGGA
Protein-coding regions in this window:
- the LOC113664001 gene encoding E3 ubiquitin-protein ligase RNF138 → MDDDCPVCKGPLENPSQPVQCCRKVFCKSCLRQAILTRPCCPCCRSPINDAATLALGSAIPLFGLQGRGDLLQTAGNVSPRIQAVLDRLRAESAQTSQITSTPNVSLPDPLTLNTAVQPIRRRPVPRPRLQGPRLLNAVSIPANTSPQSDDLDAMNWQDVQDAVMATGSLSGYNLRTYNCPYCQLGNLDDLELRDHCNIYHLSDRRQIVCPVCVPLPHGNPTYCSRDFIGHLDLRHSYYIDDITNVHQTDHRNVSPRIQAVLDRLRAASAQTLQITSTPNVSLPGPLALNTAVQPTTRPVPRPRLQGPGLLNAVSIPANTSPQSDDLDAMNWQDVQDAVMATGSLSGYNLRTYNCPYCQLGNLDDLELRDHCNIYHLSDRRQIVCPVCVSLPHGNPTYCSRDFIGHLNLRHSYYIDDITNVHQTDHVNLQDAILRSLRHT